In a single window of the Elaeis guineensis isolate ETL-2024a chromosome 8, EG11, whole genome shotgun sequence genome:
- the LOC140850950 gene encoding uncharacterized protein — MFEGAVIYKCCYLRTFADQTVSDHGVQQDITKSSHDTWLPACAGQASANPTGQLSLAGIGNAAREDPGGSTSSSSTLPAEPIRLTPIRPSPSWAIPPHLASGHRDQAITIDGNDGPFFLFGRPLLPQRSAVLCAGSGKQLKRRHDQNEFIIPFDPQLPLQDARIKVDSRDDMPEMLGHKCELCNMDLALKPTGSRIDAVPVHVVLPCGHSYHNRCFEEAHGFVGRNEDPPCFRCSNGGAQRRN; from the exons ATGTTTGAAGGAGCCGTTATATATAAGTGCTGTTATCTTCGCACTTTTGCCGATCAAACTGTTAGTGATCATGGGGTTCAACAAGACATAACTAAAAGCAGCCATGATACTTGGCTTCCAGCATGCGCAGGCCAAGCTAGTGCCAACCCGACTGGCCAATTAAGCCTAGCAGGGATCGGTAATGCTGCTAGAGAAGATCCTGGTGGTAGCACTAGCAGTTCCAGTACTTTACCAGCTGAGCCTATAAGACTAACACCAATCCGGCCTTCTCCCAGCTGGGCTATCCCTCCTCATCTTGCCAGTG GTCATCGAGACCAAGCAATCACAATTGATGGCAATGATGGACCCTTTTTTCTTTTCGGAAGGCCACTACTTCCTCAAAGGTCTGCAGTACTGTGCGCCGGATCTGGTAAACAATTGAAGCGAAGGCATGACCAGAATGAGTTTATTATACCATTTGATCCGCAGCTACCTCTCCAAGACGCCAGGATCAAAG TGGACTCCAGGGATGATATGCCTGAAATGCTCGGCCACAAGTGTGAGCTATGCAACATGGACCTAGCACTCAAGCCAACAGGGTCCCGTATTGATGCGGTTCCGGTGCATGTAGTCTTACCATGCGGTCATTCTTATCATAATCGTTGCTTTGAAGAAGCACATGGTTTCGTGGGCAGAAATGAAGATCCTCCATGCTTTCGCTGTTCCAATGGTGGAGCCCAAAGAAGGAACTAA